In Nocardioides sp. W7, the genomic stretch TCAGACCTTGCCCGGGCAGCGCGTCGAGCTCCTCGTCGAACAGGGTCGCGAGGAACGCCGCACCCCCGACCCGGGCGTTGATGCCGTTGTCGTAGGGCCGCGTCGTCGGGTCGAGCTGACCGTGGAAGTCGTTGAGCCCGACGATCGACACCGGCGTGTACCTCCCGCCGTCGTCGACGACGTCGAGCAGCACCCGGCCCTGGCTGTGCTGCGGCTCGGGGATCCCGAGCAGGAACGCCAGCGTCGGAGCCAGGTCGATGGAGCGCGCACCGACGGAGCGGTCGGCGATCCCCCGGCCACCGGCCAGGAAGGTGGCGCGCATGTTGACGTTCGCGCCGAGGTCCTGCACGTCGGGGACGTAGCCGTGCTGGCCGAAGAAGTGCGACGCCGCCACGAGGGTGCCCGGCGTCTCGGCGTCGAACTGGTACGGCGGGTAGGCGAACACCACGAGGTCGCCGGTGCGGGTCGGGTGCGCCATGTCGGCGGTGCTGCCCGGACCGTTGGGGATGTGGCGGGCCTCGGCCTTCGAGAAGATCCGGTCGATGACCGGCCAGCCCTCCGGCTGCCCGTCGTGCGTCCAGTCGTTGGGGTCGCTCAGTCCCTGGTACTTCGCCCTGATGGCGGCCAGGGTCGCCGCCTCCTCGGCCGCGGGGACCTGCTGGAAACCGCCGGCCGGGTCGCGCCCGGCGAGGTTGAGGTAGATCTGCAGCGTGCCGCCGGCCCAGCAGGCCTTGGCCCTGCCGATCGTCTCGCCGGTCGCCGGGCGGCAGTTCGACGTCTGCGGCCGCGAGAGCAGCCCGAGCTCAACCAGCGGCAGGCTGGCATCGACCGCGAGGAACTGCGGAGCGAACCCGTGGTCGGAGCCGACGAAGGTCGTGGGGTCGCGCCCGGCGAGCGACCGGGCGAGCCGCAGGGTCCGGTCGGACTCCTGATAGGCCTCGCGGAGGTACGCCGACCGCTCCCGCACCCGTCCGTCGCGGATCCCGTCGAGGTCGACGTCGTCGAACGCCGGGTTGGGCTCGCCGTTCGGCAGCCGCTTGGTGACCAGACCGAGGAACTGGTGCTGGAACTCGTCGGTGGTCGGCATGCCGACCATCAGCAGGTCGGGTCGGTAGGTCTTCGCGACGTACTCCAGCATCGGCCAGTGCGCGGTCGACCAGGCCAGGCCCTGCTCGACGTAGGTGTCCTCGCTGGTGATGCCGGCCTCCAGGATCGCGAAGTCGGCGGCCGTCGAGGTCGGGAACTCCGCGGCGAGGAACTCGTCGAACTCGGTGTAGCCGGGCTCCCCCGGCCAGGTCGGCCAGCTCGCGGTCGCCCGGGACACGGACGTGTGGAAGAGCCGCACCCGGGACAGGTCGGGGGCGAGGGTCTCGACCTTGACCAGCATCCCCGCCGTCCTTCCGTCGAGGGCGCCGCCCTGGAGCGTGACCTTCACGTCCGCCCACTGGCCCGGGCGCAGGTCGGCGACGGCGTCCGCGCCACTCCTGGTCGGGGAGAACAGCACCCGGTCGTAGCGGGTCCGCCCGTCGTTGCGGCTGTCGTAGAGATAGGCGTTGAGCCCGTACTTGTCGGTCCCGCCGTCCAGCACCCGCAGCCGCATCTCCCGGGCCGGGCTGTACGACGCGGGCACGTCGGTCCAGCCGGTCGCCGGCGTCGGGGCGGCGCCGGCGAACGGCGCCTGGCCGGCGTACCCGGCGGGATGGTCGAACTGCAGGCCGAAGGACTGGATGAAGGCCGCGTCGTCGAAGAGCGGCTCCCCGACCTGACCGATGAAGTTCGTGGCGACCCCGCGCCCTGAGTGGAAGGTCCGGAAGTCGATCGTCGGTCCCTGGATCGAGGCGTTCCGGCCGCCCGCCCACTCGACCTGCGCGACCTTCAGGCCGCCCCGCTCGGCCGCCTGCGCGATCGACTCCGCCTCCAGCACGCCCGGGTCGAAGGCGGCGGTGCGGTTGCCGAACGGGTCGCCGTTGCGGTGGAAGGTGTTGTTGGTGGAGCCGTGCACGCCGGGCCACGCTCCGGTGGCCAGCGTGTACCAGCCGGCGCCGGTGTTGGGTGGCGCCTGGGTGAGCATCCCGTGGCCGCGGGCCTTGACGCCGTCCCGCAGGAACGAGCGCATCGTCGGCATCACCCCCTCGGCGGCGTACTTCTCCACGAGGTCCTGACGCAGGCCGTCGGAGGCGAAGTAGACCGCCTTCGAGGAGGTCTGCGCCGGCGGGTGACCCCCGTGGGAGTGACCGGGCGGCGCGGC encodes the following:
- a CDS encoding 5'-nucleotidase C-terminal domain-containing protein is translated as MNRVAGRPVVIVAAAALAVPAVVAAVAAGPTQAAPPGHSHGGHPPAQTSSKAVYFASDGLRQDLVEKYAAEGVMPTMRSFLRDGVKARGHGMLTQAPPNTGAGWYTLATGAWPGVHGSTNNTFHRNGDPFGNRTAAFDPGVLEAESIAQAAERGGLKVAQVEWAGGRNASIQGPTIDFRTFHSGRGVATNFIGQVGEPLFDDAAFIQSFGLQFDHPAGYAGQAPFAGAAPTPATGWTDVPASYSPAREMRLRVLDGGTDKYGLNAYLYDSRNDGRTRYDRVLFSPTRSGADAVADLRPGQWADVKVTLQGGALDGRTAGMLVKVETLAPDLSRVRLFHTSVSRATASWPTWPGEPGYTEFDEFLAAEFPTSTAADFAILEAGITSEDTYVEQGLAWSTAHWPMLEYVAKTYRPDLLMVGMPTTDEFQHQFLGLVTKRLPNGEPNPAFDDVDLDGIRDGRVRERSAYLREAYQESDRTLRLARSLAGRDPTTFVGSDHGFAPQFLAVDASLPLVELGLLSRPQTSNCRPATGETIGRAKACWAGGTLQIYLNLAGRDPAGGFQQVPAAEEAATLAAIRAKYQGLSDPNDWTHDGQPEGWPVIDRIFSKAEARHIPNGPGSTADMAHPTRTGDLVVFAYPPYQFDAETPGTLVAASHFFGQHGYVPDVQDLGANVNMRATFLAGGRGIADRSVGARSIDLAPTLAFLLGIPEPQHSQGRVLLDVVDDGGRYTPVSIVGLNDFHGQLDPTTRPYDNGINARVGGAAFLATLFDEELDALPGQGLTLSGGDNVGASPPNSALLQDLPAIDVANAWGLDATAYGNHEFDYGVSRLLQHQARAGFPFLATNIVDEATGKAPPWVTPSKVFRVNGVKVGVIGAALEQTPELVAAGATEGLTFLPEAPRIRAESERLRRQGVKVQVVVIHEGTSRGTNPAGQTPGAAWEGPILDVADALQSTTVDAMVVGHTHRVSNLMRGHILITEGVNQGTSYSVLQLMVRGGDVTWAGGATRVAKTLGVEARPDVQAIIDRANEETAVLRNQVIGTQVNDILRDPARLHESELGNLVADAMRLKYPGVDAAYTNSGGLRADLVCSPPSADEAACEITWGEMFAVLPFANRTTILTVTGAQLRTAFENGFSPVCDPAVHSGRFPQISGLRATFHCTGTTPVVDGMWKTPDGIGGPETPIADGDPVRLVINDFMHTGGDGYTIFGQGTDVLQPGDDLMQVATDYVTANSPVDPQVEGRITQN